The Caretta caretta isolate rCarCar2 chromosome 5, rCarCar1.hap1, whole genome shotgun sequence genome contains a region encoding:
- the LOC142072004 gene encoding myb/SANT-like DNA-binding domain-containing protein 7, whose amino-acid sequence MQSSSAQVTMMESQNRKRAPAWTEREVRDLIAVWGEESVLSELRSSFRNAKTFVKISQGMKDRGHNRDPKQCRVKLKELRQAYQKTREANSLSGSEPHTCRFYDELHAILGGSATTTPAVLFDSFNGDGGNTESGFGDEEDDSSQQASKRRNRFSRQPGTISHPRPGASTPRTHPRLPPGPSRRRRDLCCMCFNDHRIFSFPEASEA is encoded by the exons atgcagagctcatcagcacaggtgaccatgatggagtcccagaatcgcaaaagggctccagcatggaccgaacgggaggtacgggatctgatcgctgtttggggagaggaatccgtgctatcagaactccgttccagttttcgaaatgccaaaacctttgtgaaaatctcccagggcatgaaggacagaggccataacagggacccgaagcagtgccgcgtgaaactgaaggagctgaggcaagcctaccagaaaaccagagaggcgaacagcctctctgggtcagagccccatacatgccgcttctatgatgagctgcatgccattttagggggttcagccaccactaccccagccgtgttgtttgactccttcaatggagatggaggcaatacggaatcaggttttggggacgaagaagatgatagctcacagcaagcaagcaagcggagaaaccggttttcccgacagccaggaactatttctcaccctagacctggagccagtaccccccgaacccacccaaggctgcctcctggacccagcaggcggagaagggacctctg ctgcatgtgtttcaatgatcacaggatcttctccttcccagaggctagtgaagcttag